The Akkermansiaceae bacterium genomic interval CCATCGTCCTCCAGCATGAGGATGGCACGCTGGAGACGATCCGTGAGTTCGGCTACCCGGACTTCCGCGACCGACTGTCCTGACTCGCCGTCCAGGGCCACCTCATTTCGGAAGCTCCATCCGAAATCTGAAAAGAATTACCACTGATTACACTGATTTACTGATTTGAAGAAGAGAGGAATGGACCGTCTTCAGAAATATTGCCGGATTCTGAATCAGTAAATCAGTGCAATCAGTGGTAATCCAACGGCTTTCCTCCAGCAATGCCCGAAATGAGGTGGCCCTGAAGGTGCCGTCCGTTCCCACTTGATCCCCCGGCCCACCCGCAGCACATTCCCGCGCGCGATGTCCTTTTCGGAAGTTTTTCCCCAGCTCATGTCCAGCCCGACGCCCCTGATGCGGCGGTTCATGGCGATGATCTCCGAGGAAAGCGGTCCGCCCCTGGAGACGCTGGCAAGGCAGAGCCAGCAGGTCACGCGCCGCCACTTCGGCCGGACGATGCGGCTTTTCGCCCCGCTCTACGTTTCCAACGAGTGCGTGAACAACTGCAAGTACTGCGGCTTCTCGCGGGATGCCGCCATCCTCCGCACCACCCTCACCGTGGACCAGGTGGTGCGGGAGGCGAAGCACCTGCACGGCCTCGGCTTCCGCAATATCCTGCTCGTCGCGGGAGAGCACCCGAAGTTCGTCTCCGACGGCTACCTGCAGGAATGCCTGGACGCGCTCAAGCCTTTCATCCCCACGCTCGGCCTGGAAGTGGGTCCCATGGAGGATGACCAGTATGCGGAGATCGTCAGCCACGGCGCGGAGGGTCTGGTGGTGTACCAGGAAACCTACCACCGCGAAACTTACGAAACGCTCCACACCGCAGGACCGAAGCGGAAGTTCGGCTGGCGGCTGGACTGCCCGGAGCGCGCGTATGCGGGTGGGTTCCGCCGCATCGGCATCGGCGCGTTGTTCGGGCTGGCATCATGGAAATATGAGGCCCTCGCCCTCGCCGCGCATCTGGAGTATCTCTACAAGCACTGCTGGAAGGCACAGTTCACCGTCGCCTTTCCGCGCATGCGTCCCTACGCCGGAAACTACGAGTATGAGC includes:
- the thiH gene encoding 2-iminoacetate synthase ThiH — protein: MSFSEVFPQLMSSPTPLMRRFMAMISEESGPPLETLARQSQQVTRRHFGRTMRLFAPLYVSNECVNNCKYCGFSRDAAILRTTLTVDQVVREAKHLHGLGFRNILLVAGEHPKFVSDGYLQECLDALKPFIPTLGLEVGPMEDDQYAEIVSHGAEGLVVYQETYHRETYETLHTAGPKRKFGWRLDCPERAYAGGFRRIGIGALFGLASWKYEALALAAHLEYLYKHCWKAQFTVAFPRMRPYAGNYEYEPDAALYLPDRAFVRLICAFRILFPQVGIVASTREPAGLRDAIATLGVTHMSAGARTEPGGYTGAGHDDLHLTVKGRRVELTEKSGCEKATEQFQITDHRSAAEVAAMLREQKLDPVWKDWDESLLGV